A genomic stretch from Flavobacterium humidisoli includes:
- a CDS encoding CTP synthase — MNQTKYIFVTGGVTSSLGKGIIAASLAKLLQGRGYRTTIQKFDPYINVDPGTLNPYEHGECYVTDDGAETDLDLGHYERFLNVPTSQANNVTTGRVYLSVIEKERRGEFLGKTVQVVPHITNEIKDRMQLLGKSGDYDIVITEIGGTVGDIESLPYIESVRQLVWELGENNGIVIHLTLVPYLAAAGELKTKPTQHSVKTLMESGIKADILVCRTEHELSQELRQKLALFCNVKKEAVIQSIDASTIYEVPNLMLEEGLDVVALKKLDLPKKASPDLKNWNTFLKRLKNPKQTVNIGLVGKYVEMQDCYKSILEAFIHAGAANETKVNVISIHSEHINADNVEEKLGSLDGVLVAPGFGERGIEGKIEAVRYVRENNIPFFGICLGMQMSVIEYSRNILGYKEANSTEMNDKTSHPVVSLMEEQKNVTDKGGTMRLGAWKCDIKPNTLAHRIYGEKTISERHRHRYEYNNKYADELQKAGLKASGVNPDTGLVEIVELENHPFFIGVQYHPEYKSTVANPHPIFVNFVAAAVNAHKKQ, encoded by the coding sequence ATGAATCAAACAAAATATATTTTTGTTACAGGAGGTGTGACCTCTTCATTAGGAAAAGGAATTATCGCGGCATCTTTGGCAAAATTGTTACAAGGAAGAGGATACCGCACGACTATTCAGAAATTTGATCCATATATTAACGTAGATCCGGGGACACTAAACCCGTATGAGCACGGAGAATGTTATGTGACAGATGATGGAGCTGAAACAGACTTAGATTTAGGACACTACGAGCGTTTCTTGAACGTTCCTACTTCTCAGGCTAATAACGTTACTACGGGAAGAGTTTATCTTTCGGTTATTGAAAAAGAAAGAAGAGGAGAATTTTTAGGAAAAACAGTTCAGGTTGTTCCTCATATCACAAACGAAATCAAAGACAGAATGCAATTGCTGGGTAAATCTGGCGATTATGATATTGTAATTACTGAAATTGGTGGAACAGTTGGGGATATCGAATCTCTACCTTATATAGAATCTGTTCGTCAATTAGTTTGGGAATTAGGTGAAAATAACGGAATCGTAATTCATTTAACATTAGTTCCGTATTTGGCTGCAGCAGGTGAGTTGAAAACAAAACCAACTCAGCACTCTGTTAAAACTTTAATGGAGAGCGGTATTAAAGCAGATATTTTAGTGTGTAGAACTGAGCATGAATTATCTCAGGAATTGCGCCAGAAATTAGCTTTATTCTGTAATGTTAAGAAAGAAGCAGTTATTCAGTCAATTGATGCTTCTACTATATATGAAGTTCCAAATTTAATGCTTGAAGAAGGATTAGATGTTGTAGCTTTAAAGAAATTGGATTTACCTAAAAAAGCATCTCCAGATCTTAAAAACTGGAATACTTTCTTAAAAAGATTAAAAAATCCAAAACAAACTGTAAACATTGGTTTAGTTGGTAAATATGTAGAAATGCAGGATTGTTACAAATCTATTTTAGAGGCGTTCATTCATGCGGGAGCTGCAAATGAGACTAAAGTAAATGTGATTTCTATTCACTCAGAGCATATTAATGCAGATAATGTGGAAGAGAAATTAGGTTCTTTAGATGGTGTTTTAGTTGCTCCAGGTTTTGGTGAAAGAGGTATTGAAGGAAAAATCGAAGCAGTTCGTTACGTTCGTGAAAACAATATTCCTTTCTTCGGAATTTGTTTAGGAATGCAGATGTCTGTTATCGAATATTCCAGAAATATTTTAGGTTACAAAGAAGCGAACTCTACAGAGATGAATGATAAAACGTCTCATCCAGTTGTGAGTTTAATGGAAGAGCAAAAAAATGTAACCGATAAAGGAGGGACAATGCGTTTAGGTGCTTGGAAATGTGATATTAAACCAAATACTTTAGCACATAGAATTTACGGAGAAAAAACTATTTCGGAGCGTCACCGCCACCGTTATGAGTACAACAATAAATATGCTGATGAATTACAAAAAGCAGGTTTAAAAGCTTCTGGAGTTAATCCTGATACAGGTTTAGTAGAAATCGTAGAGCTTGAAAACCACCCGTTCTTCATTGGTGTACAATACCACCCAGAATACAAAAGTACAGTTGCAAATCCGCACCCAATCTTTGTAAACTTTGTGGCTGCTGCAGTAAATGCGCATAAAAAACAGTAA
- the yidC gene encoding membrane protein insertase YidC gives MEEKKLDLNSIIGFVLIFGILIWIMYQNQPSEKEIAAEKAKKELVAKQEAQSKADKSKTASLPAAAVTPGDTVQLAQLQKTLGGFAYSATLPSAKEAFTTIENEKLKLKIANKGGYIVEATLKEFERFKKGSGQLVELIKNNNSNLNLQLLTTDNRTLNSKDLYFEPTLEKIGADQVLSMRLKAGANEFLEYKYVLKPNDYLVGFDIRSQGLNRVLNSAKPVDLQWDLKTYRNEKSVSYENRFAEVNYKYGDAKYSYVNNHGQGKEETPEKLSYVAFKQHFFATILSTEKPFETSRLQSDDLVKDEKIDTVFTKQFKANLPLAFSNGEIDYKMNLYMGPVDYKTLKAYDKNFDKIIPLGWGIFGWINKLIFIPLFGFLSSTVGLSLGIAIIIFTIIIKLAMSPITYKSFLSQAKMKVLRPDIAELGEKFKKDPMKKQQETMKLYNKAGLNPMAGCIPALIQLPFMYASFQFFPAAFELRQKSFLWADDLSSFDSVVKLPFNIPLYGDHISLFPILAAIAIFFYMKMTSGDQQMAAPQQEGMPDMAKMMKIMIYVSPLMMLIFFNSYGAGLSLYNFISNLITIGIMFVIKNYIVDSDKIHAQIQENKQREPKKPSKFQQRLQEVMEQQEAAKAQNKKKK, from the coding sequence ATGGAAGAAAAAAAATTAGACCTCAATTCGATCATTGGTTTTGTATTGATCTTCGGAATTTTGATTTGGATTATGTACCAAAATCAGCCTTCTGAAAAAGAAATCGCTGCTGAAAAAGCCAAGAAAGAATTAGTTGCTAAACAAGAAGCACAATCAAAAGCAGATAAATCTAAAACTGCGTCATTACCAGCTGCAGCTGTAACTCCTGGAGATACAGTTCAATTGGCTCAATTACAAAAAACTTTAGGAGGATTTGCTTATTCTGCAACACTTCCTTCTGCAAAAGAAGCTTTTACTACAATCGAAAATGAAAAATTAAAATTAAAGATTGCTAATAAAGGTGGTTATATTGTTGAAGCTACTTTAAAAGAATTCGAAAGATTTAAGAAAGGTTCTGGTCAATTAGTTGAGTTAATTAAAAACAACAACTCTAATTTAAATTTACAGCTTCTTACTACAGATAATAGAACATTAAATTCTAAAGATCTGTATTTCGAACCAACATTGGAAAAAATTGGTGCAGACCAAGTTTTATCTATGCGTTTGAAAGCTGGAGCTAATGAATTTTTAGAATACAAATATGTTTTGAAGCCAAACGATTATTTAGTTGGTTTTGATATTCGTTCTCAAGGTTTGAACAGAGTTTTAAATTCTGCTAAACCAGTTGATTTGCAATGGGACTTAAAAACCTATAGAAACGAAAAAAGTGTTTCTTATGAAAACCGTTTTGCTGAAGTTAATTATAAATATGGAGATGCAAAATACAGTTATGTAAATAATCATGGACAAGGAAAAGAAGAAACTCCTGAAAAACTAAGTTATGTAGCTTTTAAACAGCATTTCTTTGCTACTATTTTATCTACAGAAAAGCCTTTTGAAACTTCAAGGTTGCAATCTGATGATTTGGTTAAGGATGAAAAAATCGATACCGTTTTTACCAAACAGTTTAAAGCAAATTTACCTTTAGCGTTTTCAAACGGAGAGATCGATTACAAAATGAATTTGTACATGGGCCCTGTGGATTACAAAACACTAAAAGCTTACGATAAAAATTTCGATAAAATCATTCCTTTAGGATGGGGAATTTTTGGATGGATTAACAAATTAATCTTTATTCCATTGTTCGGATTTTTAAGCTCTACAGTTGGATTATCGCTAGGTATTGCCATCATTATTTTTACAATTATCATTAAATTGGCTATGTCGCCAATTACCTATAAATCATTCTTGTCTCAGGCTAAAATGAAAGTTTTAAGACCTGATATTGCTGAGTTGGGAGAGAAATTCAAAAAAGACCCAATGAAGAAACAACAGGAAACAATGAAACTGTACAATAAAGCAGGATTAAACCCAATGGCAGGATGTATCCCAGCATTGATTCAGTTGCCATTTATGTATGCATCGTTCCAGTTTTTCCCTGCTGCGTTTGAATTAAGACAGAAAAGTTTCCTTTGGGCAGACGATTTATCATCTTTTGACTCTGTTGTAAAATTACCGTTTAATATTCCATTGTATGGAGATCACATCAGTTTGTTTCCAATCTTGGCTGCAATTGCAATTTTCTTCTATATGAAAATGACTTCTGGAGATCAGCAGATGGCAGCTCCTCAGCAAGAAGGTATGCCGGATATGGCAAAAATGATGAAAATCATGATTTACGTTTCGCCATTAATGATGTTAATTTTCTTCAATAGTTATGGTGCAGGATTGAGTTTGTATAACTTTATTTCAAACTTAATTACAATTGGGATTATGTTTGTAATCAAGAATTATATTGTAGACAGCGATAAAATTCACGCTCAGATTCAAGAAAACAAACAAAGAGAGCCTAAGAAACCAAGTAAGTTCCAACAGCGTCTTCAAGAGGTAATGGAACAGCAGGAAGCCGCAAAAGCTCAGAATAAGAAAAAGAAATAA
- a CDS encoding fasciclin domain-containing protein yields MKTIKFKLIALLALIAFVSISCNNDDDDNGPQQPQTIVAIAKTNPNLSSLVAALEKADLATTLNSSGTFTVFAPTNTAFTAFLQANGYANLNAVPVLALKEILLNHVLSTKVKSSEIATGYVKTLAKGSASTSNTISMYLEKGTGVDINGGKTNGGAVVTTADIEASNGVIHIVDGVIGLPTIVNHAVANKNFTTLVSALTYNASSGFAATLSGTANSPFTVFAPTNAAFASFLTETGFSGLSAIPANVLETTLKYHVVTGANVQSTSLANGQVVNTFASQSFTIGLTGGAKITDANNRVSNIIATDVQCSNGIIHVIDKVLLPKF; encoded by the coding sequence ATGAAAACAATCAAATTTAAATTAATTGCTTTATTAGCATTAATTGCTTTCGTCAGTATTTCATGTAACAACGATGATGATGATAATGGTCCACAACAACCACAAACGATTGTGGCGATCGCGAAAACAAATCCTAATCTTAGCTCACTAGTTGCAGCTTTGGAAAAAGCAGATTTAGCAACCACATTGAACTCTTCTGGTACATTTACGGTTTTTGCACCAACAAATACAGCGTTTACCGCTTTTTTACAAGCAAATGGATATGCTAATCTTAATGCTGTTCCTGTCCTTGCTTTAAAAGAAATTTTACTGAATCATGTTTTAAGCACAAAAGTAAAATCCTCTGAAATAGCTACTGGATATGTAAAAACTTTAGCTAAAGGAAGTGCTTCAACTTCAAACACCATCAGTATGTATTTGGAAAAAGGCACAGGAGTTGATATTAACGGAGGAAAAACAAATGGAGGTGCGGTGGTAACAACTGCAGATATTGAAGCTTCTAATGGTGTTATTCATATCGTAGATGGCGTTATCGGATTACCAACAATTGTAAACCATGCAGTGGCTAATAAAAATTTTACCACATTGGTTTCTGCTTTGACATATAATGCTTCATCTGGTTTTGCTGCAACATTATCTGGAACTGCAAATTCTCCTTTTACCGTTTTTGCTCCTACAAATGCTGCTTTTGCAAGCTTCTTAACCGAAACTGGTTTTTCAGGTCTTTCTGCTATTCCCGCTAACGTTTTAGAAACTACTTTAAAATATCATGTCGTTACTGGTGCAAATGTGCAATCGACTTCTTTAGCAAACGGACAAGTAGTTAATACTTTTGCGAGTCAAAGTTTCACAATTGGCCTTACTGGAGGTGCAAAAATTACGGACGCCAATAATAGAGTTAGTAATATTATTGCAACAGATGTTCAATGTTCAAACGGTATAATCCATGTTATTGACAAAGTTTTATTACCCAAATTTTAG
- a CDS encoding toxin-antitoxin system YwqK family antitoxin: MRKFWILFLISIVAYSQESNKVDANGKKDGLWKGTYTESKRPRYEGTFDHGKETGIFKFFDDTKKGDIVATRDFSANDGSSYTIFYDQSKNKVSEGKEIGKAREGEWKYYHKASKVLMTVENYKNGKLDGLRTIYYPNAQIAEEMTYKNGLKEGPYKKIGQDGTLLEESNFINNEYNGETVFYDSDKSVASKGKFVNGKKAGIWQFYQKGKLVKEVNMSDPKNTNKASEKGAAPKK, translated from the coding sequence ATGAGAAAATTTTGGATTTTATTTTTAATAAGTATTGTGGCTTATTCACAAGAATCTAATAAAGTAGATGCAAATGGTAAAAAAGACGGACTTTGGAAAGGTACTTACACCGAATCGAAGCGACCTCGCTATGAAGGAACTTTTGATCACGGAAAAGAAACTGGGATTTTCAAATTTTTTGATGATACTAAAAAAGGAGACATAGTTGCTACAAGAGATTTTAGCGCCAATGATGGAAGTTCATACACTATTTTTTATGATCAAAGTAAAAATAAAGTAAGTGAAGGAAAAGAGATTGGAAAAGCAAGAGAAGGAGAATGGAAATATTATCATAAAGCCTCTAAAGTTTTAATGACGGTTGAGAATTATAAAAATGGAAAACTAGATGGACTAAGAACTATTTATTATCCAAATGCGCAAATTGCAGAAGAGATGACGTATAAAAATGGTTTAAAGGAAGGACCATATAAAAAAATAGGGCAGGATGGGACGCTTTTGGAAGAGTCTAACTTTATCAATAATGAATACAATGGAGAGACTGTGTTTTATGATTCAGACAAATCGGTCGCTTCTAAAGGCAAATTTGTCAATGGTAAAAAAGCAGGAATTTGGCAATTTTATCAGAAAGGAAAATTGGTGAAAGAAGTGAACATGAGTGATCCTAAAAATACAAATAAAGCTTCTGAGAAAGGCGCTGCTCCGAAAAAATAA
- a CDS encoding DUF4956 domain-containing protein, with protein sequence MDLRELLGRFLLLFLSILVLYFFSNRKDNATINPLMVIVGLCTFSLCYLFTKIEIGVGIGFGLFAIFSILRFRTQSFTVNAIIFLFATITLSILDIMYPFEKIELLLFFQIIIIGFYIAASIIVNKKASKYLNSVDVKIPLDDNFSLNSDVIRKSIQQKIKIEEFDFRIVLINTASNEIDLLVFY encoded by the coding sequence ATGGATTTACGTGAACTTTTAGGACGATTTTTACTGTTGTTTTTGTCGATTTTGGTTTTGTATTTTTTCTCCAACAGAAAAGATAACGCAACCATAAATCCGTTGATGGTTATTGTGGGTCTTTGTACTTTTTCGCTTTGCTATCTTTTTACAAAAATTGAAATTGGAGTAGGAATCGGGTTTGGCCTATTTGCGATTTTTTCCATACTTCGTTTTAGAACACAATCTTTTACTGTAAATGCAATCATCTTTCTTTTTGCAACAATTACGCTGTCTATTTTAGACATTATGTACCCGTTTGAAAAGATCGAATTATTACTGTTTTTCCAAATTATCATCATCGGATTTTATATTGCGGCTTCAATTATTGTCAATAAAAAAGCTTCAAAATATCTAAATTCTGTAGATGTAAAAATTCCGCTTGACGATAATTTTTCGTTGAATTCAGATGTAATTAGAAAATCAATTCAGCAGAAAATTAAAATTGAAGAATTTGATTTTAGAATTGTATTAATCAATACGGCAAGCAACGAAATAGATTTATTAGTATTCTATTAA
- a CDS encoding PEP/pyruvate-binding domain-containing protein, giving the protein MKKYIYSLFFLFALTSLSAQRFSASLPNYEAYKAFKGKALSDKFSNIESVKVIYDLRKQKMYYFNSSIILLHYDFVVNYLGYSHDLEVFNNENYSNTEKNRDFLLGNLNHIKGTDKWIFELAASDHMPLPLIERFFTMVKNSTFIGEKLKFYLNNPEMMNWFQREEFKIPCVKSDYIFGELKYQEVVRGSNVGILQQYKIKDLETTKPSSDEIIILDGTPDILPNVRGIIVNELQTPLSHLVLLGKNRKIPIMAYTDIEKDNTIKRLLSKKVELKIEVDTFFIKETTKKIPTKSAGKKKKLVIDNSVTELVNLSEIPKKGINYIGSKAQNMAYLIAISKEIPFKVPENAHAIPFYYYTKHIQNPTISPLIAELLASSQKDSSVWVTKQLKKIRDAIKKEPIDPELISKLNLAFKDAKFKNFRFRSSTNAEDLDDFNGAGLYDSKTGIKGDSIKSFEKAIKQVWASVWNEASYNERELFGIDQQNIAMGVLVHRSFPDELANGVIITKNIFRENFPGITVNVQKGENSVVKPEKGEICEQFVAYHFNDGKDETDFDIDYTSNSNLNDNEPLLTRKEMSNLYDVSKKIETKMYRYWRKNQFHPVDIEFKIVGEKRDLYIKQVRPFND; this is encoded by the coding sequence ATGAAAAAATACATTTATAGCTTGTTTTTCCTTTTCGCCTTAACTTCTTTAAGTGCGCAACGATTCAGCGCGTCTTTGCCAAATTATGAAGCTTACAAAGCATTTAAAGGAAAAGCTTTGTCTGATAAATTTTCGAATATCGAGTCTGTAAAAGTGATTTACGATCTCAGAAAACAGAAAATGTATTATTTCAACAGCAGTATTATTTTGCTTCATTACGATTTTGTAGTTAATTATTTGGGATACAGCCATGATTTAGAAGTCTTCAATAATGAAAACTACAGCAACACTGAAAAGAATAGAGATTTTCTTCTTGGAAATTTAAATCACATTAAAGGAACCGACAAATGGATTTTTGAACTTGCTGCATCCGATCATATGCCTTTACCATTGATTGAACGTTTTTTTACTATGGTTAAAAATTCTACTTTTATTGGAGAAAAACTGAAATTTTATCTGAACAATCCAGAAATGATGAATTGGTTCCAGCGTGAGGAATTTAAAATTCCATGCGTGAAATCTGATTATATTTTTGGTGAATTAAAATATCAGGAAGTTGTTCGTGGAAGTAATGTTGGGATTTTGCAGCAATACAAAATCAAAGATTTAGAGACTACAAAACCTAGTTCTGACGAAATTATTATTTTGGACGGAACACCTGATATTCTCCCAAATGTGCGAGGAATTATTGTAAACGAACTTCAGACTCCCTTGAGCCATTTGGTTCTTTTAGGAAAAAACAGAAAGATTCCGATAATGGCTTATACGGATATTGAAAAAGACAATACTATCAAAAGATTGCTTTCTAAAAAAGTAGAATTAAAAATTGAAGTTGATACTTTTTTCATCAAAGAAACCACTAAAAAAATTCCAACAAAATCTGCTGGAAAAAAGAAAAAACTAGTTATAGACAATAGCGTTACAGAATTGGTCAATCTATCTGAAATTCCAAAAAAGGGAATTAATTATATCGGTTCAAAGGCGCAAAACATGGCGTATTTAATTGCCATTTCAAAAGAAATTCCCTTTAAAGTTCCAGAAAATGCACATGCTATTCCGTTTTACTATTATACAAAGCATATTCAGAATCCTACCATTTCTCCATTAATTGCAGAGCTTTTAGCTTCCTCTCAAAAAGATTCCTCAGTTTGGGTTACTAAACAGCTAAAGAAAATTAGAGACGCTATTAAAAAAGAACCTATTGATCCTGAATTAATATCGAAATTGAATTTAGCTTTTAAAGACGCCAAATTTAAAAACTTCAGATTTCGCTCGTCTACGAATGCAGAAGATTTAGATGATTTCAATGGCGCTGGATTGTACGATTCTAAAACAGGAATTAAAGGTGATTCTATCAAGAGTTTTGAAAAAGCTATAAAACAAGTTTGGGCAAGTGTCTGGAACGAAGCTTCATATAACGAAAGGGAACTTTTTGGAATCGACCAGCAAAACATTGCTATGGGAGTTTTGGTTCATCGTTCTTTTCCTGACGAATTAGCAAATGGCGTAATTATTACCAAAAATATATTCAGAGAAAACTTTCCTGGAATTACGGTCAATGTTCAAAAAGGCGAAAACTCAGTTGTAAAACCAGAAAAAGGTGAAATCTGCGAACAGTTTGTAGCGTATCATTTCAACGACGGAAAAGACGAAACTGATTTTGATATTGATTATACTTCCAATTCAAATTTGAATGATAATGAGCCATTATTGACTCGAAAAGAAATGAGCAATCTTTATGACGTCAGTAAAAAAATTGAAACCAAAATGTATCGATATTGGCGCAAAAACCAATTTCATCCTGTAGATATTGAGTTTAAAATTGTTGGAGAAAAAAGAGATTTATACATCAAACAAGTTCGTCCATTCAACGATTAA
- the mnmA gene encoding tRNA 2-thiouridine(34) synthase MnmA: protein MKRVVVGLSGGVDSSVAAYLLQQQGYEVIGLFMKNWHDDSVTISNECPWLEDSNDALLVAEKLGIPFQTVDLSEEYKEKIVDYMFNEYEKGRTPNPDVLCNREIKFDVFMKIALSLGADYVATGHYCQKSEIEVDGKPVYQLVAGVDNNKDQSYFLCQLSQEQLSKALFPIGALTKPEVREIAAEMELVTAEKKDSQGLCFIGKVRLPEFLQQKLQPKEGKIVQIDKNDPIYTAEKSGELSLEERLKLESQKLEYLPTMGKVVGKHQGAHYFTVGQRKGLNVGGTTDPLFVIATDVETNTIYTGMSSQHPGLFKKALFVGKSEVHWIREDMTLKAGEKMEVMARIRYRQPLQKAVLYQFEDGMYVEFEEPQSAITEGQFVAWYLENELVGSGVIS, encoded by the coding sequence ATGAAACGAGTAGTTGTTGGACTTTCAGGTGGAGTAGATTCTAGTGTTGCAGCCTATTTATTGCAACAGCAGGGATACGAAGTTATTGGCCTTTTTATGAAAAACTGGCACGATGACTCTGTTACTATTTCTAACGAATGTCCTTGGCTGGAAGATAGTAATGATGCTTTGCTTGTTGCTGAAAAACTTGGAATACCGTTTCAAACTGTTGATTTAAGCGAAGAATACAAAGAAAAAATTGTTGACTATATGTTCAATGAGTACGAAAAAGGACGAACTCCAAATCCTGACGTGCTTTGTAATCGCGAAATCAAATTTGATGTGTTTATGAAAATTGCTCTAAGTCTTGGTGCTGATTATGTTGCAACTGGACACTATTGCCAAAAAAGCGAAATTGAGGTAGACGGAAAGCCGGTTTACCAATTAGTTGCTGGAGTTGACAACAACAAAGATCAATCGTATTTCCTGTGCCAATTGTCACAAGAGCAATTATCAAAAGCTTTGTTTCCTATCGGAGCTTTGACAAAACCAGAAGTGCGAGAAATTGCTGCCGAAATGGAATTGGTTACGGCTGAAAAGAAAGATTCTCAAGGTTTGTGTTTTATTGGAAAAGTTCGTCTTCCAGAATTTTTACAGCAAAAATTACAGCCTAAAGAAGGTAAAATAGTTCAAATTGACAAAAATGATCCGATTTATACAGCTGAGAAATCAGGAGAACTTTCTTTAGAAGAAAGATTAAAATTGGAATCTCAAAAATTGGAATATCTTCCAACAATGGGAAAAGTGGTTGGAAAACATCAAGGAGCTCATTATTTTACAGTTGGACAGAGAAAAGGACTGAATGTAGGGGGAACAACAGATCCTTTGTTTGTAATTGCCACCGATGTGGAGACCAATACTATTTATACAGGTATGTCGAGCCAGCATCCAGGTTTATTTAAAAAAGCGCTTTTTGTTGGTAAATCGGAAGTGCACTGGATTAGAGAAGATATGACTTTGAAGGCAGGAGAAAAAATGGAAGTGATGGCGAGAATCCGTTACCGTCAGCCTTTGCAAAAAGCTGTTCTTTATCAATTTGAAGACGGAATGTATGTGGAGTTTGAAGAACCTCAATCGGCTATCACAGAAGGACAGTTTGTTGCCTGGTATTTAGAAAATGAATTAGTTGGTTCGGGAGTAATTTCTTAG
- a CDS encoding S8 family serine peptidase has protein sequence MRYNFTFLLLLLSFTIFAQEDAWVYFNGKPNAQAFYDNPSSELSQRALDRRTNQNIALDITDAPLETSYVNQITASIGITVKAQSKWLNALHIQGTQANINALKSFSFVSRIEFANKTLNATGKRVAETSIGQTYDKLKTTIDYSYGNSANQIQMLNGQVLHQQNFTGEGKIIAVLDAGFPGVNTALPFENLRNNNKILGGYDYTTRNANFYTGDDHGTLVLSTMGGYKANSLVGTAPNASYYLFITEIDVQEAPIEESLWVEAAEKADALGVDIITTSLGYFLERDNPNYNHTYSDMNGTTTFISRGAEIAFSKGILVLASAGNEGAQVEKHIGAPADAVSVLAIGSVNASKVRVSSSSIGPTYDGRTKPDIMAQGGAAVVSDANGAIGTASGTSFSCPIMAGMAASLWQAFPSKTNKEIRQMILASADRYANPDNNYGYGIPNFGTALGVDDFIAEASFLVYPNPAKSEVWFSFLNETTTASVTIYSILGQKLIEEKINNSNPVLSLQSLQSGLYIYSFEADNLHKTGKIIKQ, from the coding sequence ATGAGATATAACTTTACTTTTCTTTTATTACTTCTTTCGTTTACGATATTTGCACAAGAAGATGCATGGGTTTATTTTAATGGTAAACCTAATGCACAAGCTTTTTATGATAATCCGTCAAGCGAACTTTCGCAAAGGGCTTTGGATCGAAGAACGAACCAAAATATTGCCTTAGATATTACAGATGCTCCTTTGGAAACTTCGTACGTAAATCAAATAACAGCAAGTATTGGAATTACAGTAAAAGCACAGTCAAAGTGGTTGAATGCACTTCACATTCAAGGCACTCAGGCCAATATAAATGCTTTGAAATCATTTTCTTTTGTTTCTAGAATAGAATTTGCCAACAAAACTTTAAATGCTACAGGGAAAAGAGTTGCTGAAACTTCTATTGGCCAGACTTATGATAAGTTAAAAACGACAATTGATTATTCTTACGGAAATTCGGCGAATCAAATTCAGATGCTGAACGGACAAGTGTTGCATCAGCAGAATTTTACAGGAGAGGGTAAAATTATAGCAGTTTTAGACGCAGGTTTTCCAGGTGTGAATACGGCATTGCCCTTTGAAAATCTTAGAAATAATAATAAAATTTTGGGTGGCTACGATTATACCACTCGAAATGCCAATTTCTATACAGGAGACGATCACGGAACTTTAGTGCTCTCTACAATGGGCGGTTATAAAGCAAATTCGTTAGTTGGGACAGCTCCGAATGCATCTTATTATCTTTTTATCACAGAAATTGATGTACAAGAAGCTCCAATAGAGGAATCACTATGGGTTGAAGCGGCAGAAAAGGCAGATGCTTTAGGTGTTGATATCATTACTACTTCACTAGGATATTTTCTAGAACGAGATAATCCAAATTACAATCATACCTATAGCGATATGAATGGGACTACGACTTTTATTTCTCGTGGTGCAGAAATCGCTTTTAGCAAAGGGATTTTAGTTTTGGCTTCTGCTGGAAATGAAGGAGCTCAAGTAGAAAAACATATTGGTGCTCCTGCTGATGCTGTTTCAGTATTGGCTATAGGCTCTGTTAATGCATCTAAAGTAAGAGTAAGCTCTAGTTCAATTGGACCAACTTATGATGGCAGAACAAAACCTGATATTATGGCACAAGGTGGGGCGGCAGTAGTTTCTGATGCAAATGGAGCTATTGGTACAGCAAGCGGAACTTCATTTTCATGTCCGATTATGGCAGGAATGGCGGCTTCGTTGTGGCAAGCTTTTCCATCCAAAACAAACAAAGAAATTAGACAGATGATTTTGGCTTCTGCTGACAGATATGCCAATCCAGATAATAATTATGGATATGGAATTCCAAATTTTGGTACAGCATTAGGCGTAGATGATTTTATAGCCGAAGCCTCGTTTTTGGTCTACCCAAATCCAGCAAAAAGTGAAGTTTGGTTTTCTTTTTTAAATGAAACCACAACCGCATCGGTAACAATTTATTCTATTTTAGGGCAAAAATTAATCGAAGAAAAAATCAATAACTCAAATCCAGTTCTTTCCTTGCAATCACTTCAAAGCGGACTTTATATTTATAGTTTTGAAGCTGATAATCTGCATAAAACAGGAAAAATAATCAAGCAATAG